One genomic segment of Longimicrobium sp. includes these proteins:
- a CDS encoding GH1 family beta-glucosidase, whose amino-acid sequence MSESREFPPDFLWGAATSAYQIEGSPLADGAGPSIWQRFSHSPGRTHEGETGDVACDHYRRYAGDVRLMADLGLNAYRFSIAWARVRPDGTGRVNEAGLGFYDRLVDKLLEHGITPNATLYHWDLPAALDDRGGWLNPDIAHWFADYAQAVFRRLDDRVKMWATLNEPWVVTDGGYLHGALAPGHRSLFEAPIASHNLLRAHGAAVQAYRAEGRNRIGIVVNLEPKVPASDDPADHAAVRRADAYMNRQYLDPVFHGRYPDEMAEIFGEAWPEHSAEDMALIRQPIDFLGINYYTRGVTKNDPSNLPVRNGYVKQPGHTYTDVGWEVHAPALTDLLTWVKERYGDLPLYITENGAAFYDPPKPVDGRIDDPLRVAYYRDHLRACRAAMDAGVDLRGYFAWSLLDNYEWSLGYSKRFGIVHVDYETQARTPKSSARFYADVIRTRGRALYDGGS is encoded by the coding sequence ATGAGCGAGTCACGCGAATTTCCTCCCGACTTCCTGTGGGGCGCGGCCACGAGCGCGTACCAGATCGAGGGCAGCCCGCTGGCCGACGGCGCGGGCCCCAGCATCTGGCAGCGCTTCAGCCACTCGCCGGGGCGCACGCACGAGGGGGAGACGGGCGACGTGGCCTGCGACCACTACCGCCGCTACGCCGGCGACGTGCGGCTGATGGCCGATCTCGGGCTGAACGCCTACCGCTTCTCCATCGCCTGGGCACGCGTCCGGCCGGACGGTACGGGGCGCGTGAACGAGGCGGGGCTCGGCTTCTACGACCGGCTGGTCGACAAGCTGCTGGAGCACGGCATCACCCCCAACGCCACGCTGTACCACTGGGACCTTCCCGCCGCGCTCGACGACCGGGGCGGCTGGCTCAACCCCGACATCGCGCACTGGTTCGCCGACTACGCGCAGGCCGTCTTCCGCCGGCTGGACGACCGGGTGAAGATGTGGGCCACGCTCAACGAGCCGTGGGTGGTGACCGACGGCGGCTACCTGCACGGCGCGCTGGCCCCCGGGCACCGCAGCCTGTTCGAGGCGCCCATCGCCAGCCACAACCTGCTGCGCGCGCACGGGGCGGCGGTGCAGGCGTACCGCGCGGAAGGCCGCAACCGCATCGGCATCGTCGTCAACCTCGAGCCCAAGGTCCCCGCCTCCGACGACCCCGCCGACCACGCGGCGGTGCGGCGCGCGGACGCGTACATGAACCGGCAGTACCTCGACCCCGTCTTCCACGGGCGCTACCCCGACGAGATGGCGGAGATCTTCGGCGAGGCGTGGCCCGAGCACTCCGCGGAAGACATGGCGCTGATCCGCCAGCCCATCGACTTCCTGGGGATCAACTACTACACGCGCGGGGTGACGAAGAACGATCCGTCGAACCTCCCCGTGCGCAATGGCTACGTGAAGCAGCCGGGCCACACCTACACCGACGTGGGGTGGGAAGTCCATGCCCCCGCGCTCACCGACCTCCTCACGTGGGTGAAGGAGCGGTATGGAGATCTCCCGCTCTACATCACTGAGAACGGCGCCGCCTTCTACGATCCGCCGAAGCCGGTGGACGGGCGGATCGACGATCCCCTGCGCGTCGCGTACTATCGCGACCACCTGCGCGCCTGCCGCGCGGCGATGGATGCCGGAGTGGACCTGCGCGGCTACTTCGCCTGGAGCCTGCTCGACAACTACGAGTGGAGCCTTGGCTACAGCAAGCGCTTCGGCATCGTGCACGTGGACTACGAGACGCAGGCCCGCACCCCCAAGTCCAGCGCCCGCTTCTACGCCGACGTGATCCGCACCCGCGGCCGCGCGCTGTACGACGGGGGGAGCTGA
- the ugpC gene encoding sn-glycerol-3-phosphate ABC transporter ATP-binding protein UgpC: protein MARVTLDRVRKVYENGYIAVHGITLAVDEGEFVVLVGPSGCGKSTTLRMIAGLESISSGTLRIGERVVNDVPARDRDIAMVFQSYALYPHMTVRDNLAFALKLRKRPKGEVAERVAKAAEMLGLEPLLDRRPAALSGGQRQRVALGRALVREPRVFLFDEPLSNLDAKLRGQMRKEITTLHRRIGATTIYVTHDQTEAMTMGDRIVVMNAGRVEQVGAPMELYRHPANRFVAGFLGSPSMNFVPGRVTKGDRGQGTGDRGDGGGGLVFRSRDGALQLPLGRSAAALGDGDRDVVLGIRPEDVRLGDGADPASAARATLTLDAAEPMGNETIVYLRAGEDEIVARVPPADLPAPGQPVAASFDLARLHFFDAETGTTLSGAQCTR from the coding sequence ATGGCTCGCGTAACGCTCGACCGCGTCCGCAAGGTCTATGAAAACGGTTACATCGCCGTGCACGGAATCACCCTCGCCGTGGACGAGGGTGAGTTCGTGGTGCTGGTCGGGCCGTCGGGATGCGGCAAGAGCACCACGCTGCGGATGATCGCGGGGCTCGAGTCCATCTCCAGCGGCACGCTGCGGATCGGCGAGCGGGTGGTGAACGACGTTCCGGCGCGCGACCGCGACATCGCGATGGTGTTCCAGAGCTACGCGCTCTACCCCCACATGACCGTTCGCGACAACCTTGCATTCGCGCTGAAGCTGCGCAAGCGCCCGAAGGGCGAGGTGGCCGAGCGCGTGGCGAAGGCCGCCGAGATGCTGGGGCTGGAGCCGCTGCTGGACCGGCGCCCGGCCGCGCTCTCCGGCGGGCAGCGGCAGCGCGTGGCGCTGGGACGCGCATTGGTGCGCGAGCCGCGCGTCTTCCTCTTCGACGAGCCGCTCTCGAACCTCGACGCCAAGCTGCGCGGCCAGATGCGCAAGGAGATCACCACCCTGCACCGCCGCATCGGCGCCACCACCATCTACGTCACGCACGACCAGACCGAGGCGATGACGATGGGCGACCGCATCGTGGTGATGAACGCCGGCCGCGTGGAGCAGGTGGGCGCGCCGATGGAGCTCTATCGCCACCCCGCGAACCGCTTCGTCGCGGGTTTCCTCGGCAGCCCTTCGATGAACTTCGTGCCCGGGCGGGTGACGAAAGGGGACAGGGGACAGGGGACAGGGGACAGGGGGGATGGTGGTGGCGGCCTCGTCTTCCGCTCGCGGGACGGCGCCCTCCAGCTGCCGCTCGGCCGATCCGCCGCGGCGCTGGGGGATGGCGATCGCGACGTGGTCCTCGGCATCCGCCCCGAGGACGTGCGCCTGGGCGACGGTGCGGACCCCGCCTCTGCCGCGCGCGCCACGCTGACGCTCGACGCCGCCGAGCCGATGGGCAACGAGACCATCGTCTATCTTCGCGCGGGCGAGGACGAGATCGTCGCGCGCGTCCCCCCCGCCGACCTCCCCGCGCCGGGCCAGCCCGTCGCCGCGTCGTTCGACCTTGCCCGCCTCCACTTCTTCGACGCGGAGACGGGGACTACGTTATCAGGCGCGCAGTGTACCCGGTAA
- a CDS encoding HD domain-containing protein has translation MQPSELAGILDFLRAAEALKTAVRSGWTSAGEPESVAEHTWRLCLMALVLHRDFPDVDFARLIKICIIHDLGEAIGGDVPAPVQAARGTGKAADERRDLLQLLAPLPPAARDEITALWDEYEAASTPEARLAKALDKLETILQHTQGANPPDFDYRFNLGYGRQYTAGHPLLEQVRAILDEETERRAREVADASLQ, from the coding sequence ATGCAACCGTCCGAGCTGGCCGGCATCCTCGATTTCCTGCGTGCCGCCGAGGCGCTGAAGACCGCCGTACGCAGCGGCTGGACGTCGGCGGGTGAGCCGGAGAGCGTGGCCGAGCACACTTGGCGGCTGTGCCTGATGGCGCTGGTGCTGCACCGCGACTTCCCCGACGTGGATTTCGCGCGGCTGATCAAGATCTGCATCATCCACGACCTGGGCGAAGCCATCGGCGGCGACGTGCCCGCGCCCGTGCAGGCGGCGCGCGGCACCGGCAAGGCCGCCGACGAGCGCCGCGACCTGCTGCAGCTCTTGGCGCCGCTCCCCCCCGCCGCCCGCGACGAGATCACCGCGCTGTGGGACGAGTACGAGGCGGCCAGCACGCCCGAAGCGCGGCTGGCCAAGGCGCTCGACAAGCTGGAGACCATCCTGCAGCACACGCAGGGCGCCAACCCGCCGGACTTCGACTACCGCTTCAACCTCGGGTACGGCCGCCAGTACACCGCCGGCCACCCGCTCCTCGAGCAGGTCCGGGCCATCCTCGACGAGGAGACGGAGCGGCGCGCCCGGGAGGTTGCGGACGCGAGCCTCCAATGA